One Osmerus mordax isolate fOsmMor3 chromosome 25, fOsmMor3.pri, whole genome shotgun sequence DNA window includes the following coding sequences:
- the LOC136933575 gene encoding steroid receptor RNA activator 1-like — protein MEDLYIKPGNQDRGWNDPPQFSYGLQAAQAQGGPKRTLLNKRVPPPQLTGSPCPVPEMTPPTTVPLTPPTNPIAPPPCSMNTPPRACPPVAKPPCGLGTPPPAQCPMAAHRGTGSSQSEKELVIDDVLAGLNWALTACRHTVRKQVCDDVEKRVRLFEDMWRSGRLSLPVRRRMSTLAQELRGRHWDSADDIHRSLMVDHVTEVGQWMVGVKRLIAETRNLSPDLLSKEQEEEEQEESNNNNTDSPVLDSP, from the exons atggaggatctgtacATAAAACCAG GTAaccaggaccgaggctggaacGACCCGCCTCAGTTCTCCTACGGACTCCAGGCGGCCCAGGCGCAGGGCGGCCCCAAACGGACTCTGCTCAACAAGAGAGTCCCTCCTCCACAACTCACTGGATCTCCTT GTCCAGTTCCAGAAATGACACCACCCACAACAGTGCCACTGACTCCTCCCACCAACCCAATAGCCCCTCCTCCATGCAGTATGAACACACCCCCTCGTGCCTGCCCCCCAGTCGCCAAGCCCCCCTGTGGACTGGGAACACCCCCTCCTGCTCAGTGTCCAATGGCAGCGCACAGAGGCACTGGCAGCAGCCAATCGGAGAAGGAGCTTGTCATTGACGATGTACTGGCTGGTCTCAACTGGGCGCTGACTGCCTGTCGGCACACTGTCAGG AAGCAGGTATGTGATGACGTGGAGAAGCGTGTGAGACTGTTCGAGGACATGTGGAGGTCTGGCAGGCTGTCACTTCCTGTACGACGCAGGATGAGCACCCTGGCACAAG AGCTGCGTGGTCGTCACTGGGACTCTGCAGATGACATCCACCGCTCCCTAATGGTCGACCATGTGACCGAGGTGGGCCAATGGATGGTGGGAGTGAAGCGCCTCATCGCCGAGACCAGGAACTTGAGCCCTGACCTCCTGAGCAAggaacaagaggaggaggaacaggaggagagcaacaacaacaacacagacagcCCAGTTCTTGACTCTCCGTAA